The Candidatus Roseilinea sp. genome contains a region encoding:
- a CDS encoding glycosyl transferase, with the protein MNIVHLAPFAFSPKATVSARILPMATALARRGHRVTVLIPPYDKPADTGKTWEREGVQVENARLGNEKSGVGVYLSLANQLARRARQLQPDVIHIFKPVGVAALAMWLLKQQPATRDLKLILDNDDWEGRGGWLDVNPYPLAQKLFMQWQERWALRAASQVTCASEVLVERTRRFRGARGRSAHGIHLLPNGPNETVRAQVAQAQSRREALRAQFGWHQPIAIYTGTIPLNHDLDIAACALRRLPDVRWVIVATGSGIASLRQAIASAGIAHRVEWHDFMPHAQLVERLVAADLAIYPYRDTNINRAKCSGKVMDYMACGKPMVVSNVGMNRVYLEHGRSGLLTPPGDAEAFYAAMKRLLDEPAFAEQLGHAAQQRLWAQFGWAERIGALERIYAAA; encoded by the coding sequence ATGAACATCGTCCATCTCGCGCCTTTCGCCTTTTCGCCCAAGGCCACCGTGAGCGCGCGCATTCTGCCGATGGCGACGGCGCTCGCCCGGCGCGGTCATCGGGTGACCGTCCTCATCCCGCCTTACGACAAACCGGCCGATACCGGCAAGACGTGGGAGCGTGAGGGCGTGCAGGTGGAGAACGCCAGGCTCGGCAATGAGAAGTCGGGAGTGGGTGTGTATCTCAGCCTGGCAAATCAGCTTGCTCGGCGCGCGCGCCAGCTCCAACCCGACGTGATTCACATTTTCAAGCCGGTTGGCGTCGCCGCGCTCGCCATGTGGTTGCTCAAACAGCAACCTGCAACCCGCGACCTGAAGCTGATCCTCGACAACGACGACTGGGAAGGCCGCGGCGGATGGCTGGACGTCAACCCTTATCCGCTCGCGCAGAAGTTGTTCATGCAGTGGCAGGAGCGTTGGGCGTTGCGCGCTGCCTCACAGGTCACCTGCGCCAGCGAGGTCCTGGTCGAGCGCACACGCCGATTCAGAGGGGCGCGCGGGCGGTCTGCGCATGGCATCCATCTCCTGCCGAACGGGCCAAACGAGACGGTGCGCGCGCAGGTCGCTCAAGCGCAGTCTCGGCGCGAGGCGTTGCGCGCGCAGTTCGGCTGGCATCAGCCCATCGCCATCTACACCGGCACCATCCCGCTCAACCACGACCTAGACATCGCGGCCTGCGCGCTTCGGCGCCTGCCCGACGTGCGCTGGGTGATCGTCGCGACGGGCAGTGGCATCGCCTCGCTCCGGCAAGCTATCGCATCCGCCGGCATCGCCCACCGCGTCGAATGGCACGACTTCATGCCACACGCTCAACTCGTAGAGCGACTGGTCGCCGCCGACCTCGCGATCTACCCTTACCGCGACACGAACATCAACCGCGCCAAGTGCAGCGGCAAAGTGATGGACTACATGGCCTGCGGCAAGCCGATGGTGGTAAGCAACGTGGGGATGAACCGCGTCTATCTGGAGCACGGGCGATCCGGCCTGCTCACCCCGCCGGGCGACGCCGAAGCGTTCTATGCGGCGATGAAGCGATTGCTGGACGAACCGGCGTTCGCCGAACAGCTTGGTCATGCGGCGCAGCAGCGCCTCTGGGCGCAGTTCGGCTGGGCAGAACGCATCGGCGCGCTGGAGCGCATCTACGCCGCGGCCTGA
- the ldhA gene encoding lactate dehydrogenase — translation MKAIIFDAKKYDRETLQAANQANGAPHELIFVESQLNEQTAALADGFRAISIFVNDDASAPVLERLARGGVRLLALRSTGFNHVDLNAAARCGITVMRVAHYSPYAVAEFAVGLLLAVNRKIHRAYNRIREGNFLLDGLQGRDIHGRTVGVIGTGRIGAVFARIMAGFGVTLLGYDVAPNLECIQLGMRYCPLDELLTQSDVVSLHAPLLPETYHLINAEALAKMKPGVILINTSRGALVDAEALIEALKSGHVGAVGLDVYEEEDNLFFRDRSDQIITDDVFARLMTFPNVLITGHQAFFTHEALAQIAETTIRNLSDFEAGRANENVLLPR, via the coding sequence ATGAAAGCGATCATTTTCGACGCGAAGAAATACGACCGCGAGACGCTGCAGGCCGCAAATCAGGCGAACGGCGCGCCCCATGAGCTGATCTTTGTGGAATCGCAGTTGAACGAGCAGACTGCTGCGTTGGCCGACGGCTTTCGCGCAATCAGCATCTTCGTCAACGACGATGCTTCCGCGCCGGTGTTGGAGCGCCTGGCGCGTGGCGGCGTCCGGCTGTTGGCGCTGCGCAGCACCGGCTTCAACCACGTCGATCTGAACGCCGCGGCGCGCTGCGGCATCACTGTGATGCGTGTGGCGCACTATTCGCCCTATGCCGTGGCCGAGTTCGCCGTCGGGTTATTGCTGGCCGTCAACCGCAAGATCCATCGCGCCTACAACCGCATACGGGAGGGCAACTTTCTGCTCGACGGTTTGCAGGGCCGCGACATCCATGGCAGGACCGTCGGCGTGATCGGCACCGGGCGCATTGGCGCGGTGTTTGCCCGCATCATGGCCGGCTTCGGCGTCACACTGCTTGGCTACGACGTTGCGCCGAACCTCGAGTGCATCCAGCTCGGCATGCGTTACTGCCCGCTCGATGAGCTGCTCACGCAGTCGGATGTCGTCAGCCTGCATGCGCCGCTCTTGCCCGAGACTTATCACCTGATCAACGCTGAGGCGCTGGCCAAGATGAAGCCCGGCGTAATCTTGATCAACACCAGCCGGGGGGCGTTGGTAGATGCCGAGGCGCTAATCGAGGCCCTCAAGTCCGGCCACGTCGGCGCCGTCGGCCTCGATGTGTATGAGGAAGAGGACAACTTGTTCTTCCGCGATCGTTCTGACCAGATCATCACCGATGACGTGTTCGCCCGTTTGATGACCTTCCCTAACGTGCTGATCACCGGTCACCAAGCGTTCTTCACGCATGAAGCGTTGGCGCAGATCGCCGAGACGACCATCCGCAACCTCAGCGACTTCGAGGCCGGCCGCGCCAACGAAAATGTGTTGCTCCCGCGCTAG
- a CDS encoding creatininase translates to MQYGELTWPELRAQAQAGKVVVFPTGSLEQHGHHLPLLTDSMIGSEIARRAEAELGDAAIFLPMLWVGASHHHLPFAAVSLSASLYTEVLKEMLACIIAAGFRRIFMLNAHGGNEVPAMMAIQQLQLQRYKEHPDLFIAFSSWFGGIAREQIAQIEALQQKFVTHACELETSAILRIRPTLVHMDLARGAHYTYPSAFWTPDAAGPSRVTVGVSFDQITPTGALGHPELATADKGEQILATATREVVRFVREFATWQPVRPN, encoded by the coding sequence ATGCAGTACGGAGAACTCACCTGGCCGGAGCTGCGCGCGCAGGCGCAGGCCGGCAAAGTCGTCGTCTTCCCCACCGGTTCGCTCGAGCAGCACGGGCATCACCTGCCGCTGCTGACCGACAGCATGATCGGCAGCGAGATCGCCCGGCGCGCCGAAGCCGAGCTGGGCGATGCGGCGATCTTCCTGCCCATGCTGTGGGTTGGCGCGTCGCACCACCATTTGCCCTTCGCCGCCGTCAGCCTGAGCGCGTCGCTCTACACCGAAGTGTTGAAGGAGATGCTGGCGTGCATCATCGCCGCCGGCTTCCGGCGCATCTTCATGCTCAATGCCCACGGCGGCAACGAAGTGCCGGCCATGATGGCCATCCAGCAACTGCAACTCCAGCGCTATAAGGAACACCCGGACCTGTTCATCGCCTTCTCGAGCTGGTTCGGGGGCATCGCCCGCGAGCAGATCGCACAGATCGAAGCCCTGCAGCAGAAATTCGTGACGCACGCCTGCGAGCTGGAGACCAGCGCCATCCTGCGCATCCGGCCGACGTTGGTGCACATGGATCTGGCGCGCGGCGCGCACTACACTTACCCATCGGCATTCTGGACGCCGGACGCCGCCGGCCCCAGCCGCGTGACGGTCGGCGTGTCTTTCGACCAGATCACCCCGACCGGCGCGCTAGGGCATCCCGAACTAGCGACAGCCGACAAAGGCGAGCAAATCCTCGCCACGGCGACGCGCGAGGTGGTGCGCTTCGTGCGCGAGTTCGCCACCTGGCAGCCCGTCCGGCCCAACTAA
- a CDS encoding penicillin-binding protein 1A, protein MLRRLRLRRALIILLVIAVVAPLAAFAALWFTLPDVGQLYRRAQTPSTRILDRHGRLLYEIFDPRSLSGGRHTPIPLERIPLRLRQATIAVEDASFYDNPGVDLVGIARALWINLRGGEALAGGSTITQQLARLLLLDPGERGQRTLLRKLRESLLAWQIAQRYSKDEVLALYLNQVYYGNLAYGVEAAARTYFGKSASELDLAECALLAGLPQSPVAYDPFNDPALAKRRQLIVLDLMVKHGMMSEDEALAARQARLSYAPAPFEIRAPHFVSYVRHWLEREFGVDAVVRGGLVVTTTLDLALNDAAQDIVRAHLRRLANPADRPGLSHNANNAALVALDPRTGEILAMVGSPNYFDARISGAVNATIALRQPGSAIKPITYATAFARGALTAATPIYDVRTAFSTREGLPYVPVNYDRRHYGPLSARQALATSNNTAAVSVLQRIGIAAMLDQAHAMGIRSFKAPDRYGLALTLGGGEVRLLELVAAYGAFANEGRYVDPYAVMAVTAADGRSLFKRPTQVAGRSVLDARVAWLISDILADNAARAPAFGESSVLRLSRPAAVKTGTTTDFRDNWTVGYTPQIVAGVWVGNADGQPMQRISGVTGAGPIWHDFMEIAHRALPVRWFERPPGLVRVEVCALSGMLPSPDCPQTRMEWFLEGTQPTQPDTWHRRVPVDGLTGRPASPDTPRERIVERVMLDLPAPLRDWARAQGWPVLDPVADSAPRASVVPRQSVAILRPDPGTIYRAAKELPPSVQRAPLEVRVDAADVASVDVALATGEVLARFDRAPYRAFWQLHVGRHTLVARARLRDGRVIESEPVHITVLP, encoded by the coding sequence ATGCTCCGTCGTTTGCGGCTCAGACGCGCCTTGATCATTTTGCTGGTCATCGCCGTCGTTGCGCCGTTGGCGGCCTTTGCTGCGCTGTGGTTCACGCTGCCGGATGTGGGCCAGCTCTACCGACGCGCCCAGACGCCCAGCACGCGCATCCTGGATCGCCACGGCCGGCTGCTGTATGAGATCTTCGATCCACGCAGCTTGAGCGGCGGACGCCACACGCCGATCCCGCTCGAACGCATCCCGCTGCGCTTGCGCCAGGCGACGATTGCCGTCGAAGACGCCAGCTTCTACGACAACCCCGGCGTGGACCTCGTCGGCATCGCCCGTGCGCTGTGGATCAACCTGCGGGGCGGCGAAGCGCTGGCCGGCGGCAGCACCATCACCCAGCAGCTCGCCCGCCTGTTGCTGCTCGACCCCGGGGAGCGCGGCCAACGCACGCTGCTGCGCAAGCTGCGTGAGTCACTGCTGGCATGGCAGATCGCGCAGCGCTACTCGAAGGATGAAGTGCTGGCGCTTTACCTGAACCAGGTCTACTACGGCAACTTGGCCTATGGGGTTGAGGCCGCCGCGCGCACCTACTTCGGCAAGTCGGCGAGCGAACTTGACCTGGCCGAATGCGCGCTGCTGGCCGGCTTGCCGCAGTCGCCCGTCGCCTACGATCCGTTCAACGATCCGGCGCTGGCTAAACGCCGCCAGTTGATCGTGCTCGACCTGATGGTGAAGCATGGCATGATGAGCGAAGATGAGGCGTTGGCGGCAAGGCAGGCGCGCTTATCCTATGCGCCGGCGCCGTTCGAGATCCGCGCGCCGCATTTTGTGAGCTACGTGCGGCATTGGTTAGAGCGCGAGTTCGGCGTGGACGCGGTGGTGCGCGGCGGATTGGTGGTGACGACCACGCTCGACCTGGCGCTGAACGACGCCGCGCAGGACATCGTGCGCGCACATCTGCGCCGTTTGGCGAACCCGGCCGACCGGCCCGGCCTGAGCCACAACGCGAATAACGCCGCGCTGGTGGCGCTCGACCCACGCACCGGCGAAATCCTGGCCATGGTGGGCAGCCCGAATTACTTCGACGCCCGCATCAGCGGCGCGGTGAATGCGACCATTGCGCTGCGCCAGCCCGGCAGCGCCATCAAACCGATCACCTACGCCACGGCGTTCGCCCGAGGCGCGCTGACGGCAGCCACGCCAATCTACGACGTGCGCACGGCCTTCTCGACGCGCGAGGGGTTGCCGTATGTGCCGGTGAACTACGACCGCCGGCATTACGGCCCGCTCAGCGCGCGCCAGGCGTTGGCCACCTCCAACAACACCGCCGCGGTGAGCGTTCTGCAGCGCATCGGCATCGCGGCCATGCTCGACCAGGCCCACGCGATGGGCATTCGCTCTTTCAAAGCCCCCGATCGTTACGGTCTGGCGCTCACGCTCGGCGGCGGCGAAGTGCGGCTGCTTGAGCTGGTTGCCGCCTATGGCGCGTTCGCCAACGAAGGCCGATACGTAGACCCTTACGCCGTCATGGCAGTCACCGCCGCGGATGGCCGATCGCTCTTCAAGCGCCCAACGCAAGTCGCAGGGCGATCCGTCCTCGACGCGCGTGTGGCTTGGCTGATCAGCGACATCCTGGCCGACAACGCCGCGCGCGCGCCGGCCTTCGGCGAATCGAGCGTGCTCCGGTTATCGCGCCCGGCTGCCGTCAAGACCGGCACGACGACCGACTTCCGCGACAACTGGACGGTGGGCTACACGCCGCAGATCGTGGCCGGGGTGTGGGTGGGCAACGCCGACGGCCAACCGATGCAGCGCATCAGCGGCGTGACCGGCGCCGGCCCGATCTGGCACGACTTCATGGAGATCGCCCATCGCGCGCTGCCGGTGCGTTGGTTCGAGCGTCCGCCTGGCCTGGTGCGCGTCGAAGTGTGTGCGCTGTCCGGCATGTTGCCGTCGCCCGATTGTCCTCAGACGCGCATGGAGTGGTTTCTGGAAGGCACGCAGCCGACGCAGCCGGACACCTGGCATCGCCGTGTCCCTGTGGATGGGCTGACCGGCCGGCCGGCTTCGCCCGATACGCCGCGCGAGCGCATCGTCGAGCGCGTGATGCTCGATTTACCGGCCCCACTGCGCGATTGGGCGCGCGCGCAGGGCTGGCCCGTGCTCGACCCCGTCGCCGATTCCGCCCCTCGCGCGTCAGTCGTTCCCCGTCAATCCGTCGCCATCCTGCGTCCCGACCCCGGCACGATCTATCGCGCGGCGAAGGAGCTGCCGCCCTCGGTTCAGCGTGCGCCGTTGGAGGTGCGCGTGGATGCAGCCGATGTGGCAAGTGTGGATGTGGCGTTGGCCACCGGCGAGGTGCTCGCCCGATTCGACCGCGCGCCGTATCGCGCCTTCTGGCAGCTTCACGTCGGCCGCCACACCCTGGTGGCGCGGGCGCGCTTGCGCGATGGCCGCGTCATCGAGAGCGAACCGGTGCATATCACTGTGCTGCCATGA
- a CDS encoding 4,5-dihydroxyphthalate dehydrogenase, protein MKTYAFAGASSRAISMFAIPIARQFRDTARIAGVFDINPHRARLLSERTTHPPVFDDFDAMLRETKPNCVIVTTVDRYHHEYIIRALEAGCDAITEKPMTIDDEKCRAILEAERRSGRKVTVTFNYRFMPYVTLAKEVIRSGALGRVLNVDFEWMLDRRHGADYFRRWHRRMENSGGLLVHKSTHHFDLVNWWLDDEPERVFGFGSRQFYGPTRAERGERCSTCHHAQTCEFFVNYAGDPTMKALYFDAEQYDGYFRDRCVFSEAIDIYDTMSVSVRYAGGAQLAYSLIAYAPYEGWRASITGTVGRMELEEIESGPLAGQARQIRLFDARGNLTVREVAAAEGGHGGGDPLLLERLFGNKPMPDPLGHMAGSRDGAMSVLIGVGANRSIASGQSVAIADLLAGSGLR, encoded by the coding sequence ATGAAGACTTACGCATTTGCCGGCGCCAGCAGCCGCGCCATCAGCATGTTCGCCATCCCCATCGCCCGGCAATTCCGCGATACAGCGCGCATCGCCGGCGTGTTCGACATCAACCCCCATCGCGCCCGCTTGCTGAGCGAGCGCACCACGCATCCGCCCGTCTTCGACGACTTCGACGCCATGCTGCGCGAGACGAAGCCGAATTGCGTGATCGTGACCACTGTGGATCGCTATCACCACGAATACATCATCCGCGCGCTGGAGGCCGGCTGCGACGCCATCACCGAAAAGCCGATGACGATTGACGACGAGAAATGCCGGGCCATCCTGGAGGCCGAACGGCGCAGCGGCCGGAAAGTCACCGTCACCTTCAACTATCGCTTCATGCCCTACGTCACGCTGGCCAAAGAGGTCATCCGCTCCGGCGCGCTGGGCCGCGTGCTCAACGTGGACTTCGAGTGGATGCTCGACCGCCGGCACGGCGCGGACTACTTCCGGCGCTGGCACCGCCGCATGGAGAACAGCGGCGGCCTGCTGGTGCACAAGAGCACACATCACTTCGACCTGGTCAACTGGTGGTTGGACGACGAGCCGGAGCGCGTGTTCGGCTTCGGGTCGCGCCAGTTCTACGGCCCCACCCGCGCCGAGCGCGGTGAACGGTGCAGCACATGCCACCATGCGCAAACATGCGAGTTCTTCGTGAACTACGCCGGCGACCCGACCATGAAAGCGCTCTACTTCGACGCCGAGCAATACGATGGCTACTTCCGCGACCGCTGCGTCTTCAGCGAAGCGATAGACATCTACGACACGATGAGCGTGAGCGTGCGCTACGCCGGCGGCGCGCAGTTGGCCTATTCGCTCATCGCCTACGCGCCATACGAGGGCTGGCGCGCCAGCATCACCGGCACGGTCGGGCGCATGGAGCTGGAAGAAATCGAAAGCGGGCCGTTGGCCGGCCAAGCGCGGCAGATCAGACTGTTCGACGCCCGAGGCAATCTGACCGTGCGCGAGGTGGCTGCCGCCGAGGGCGGGCATGGCGGCGGCGACCCGCTGCTGCTGGAGCGGCTGTTCGGCAACAAGCCGATGCCCGATCCGCTCGGCCACATGGCCGGCTCGCGCGACGGCGCCATGAGTGTTTTAATCGGCGTCGGCGCAAACCGGAGCATCGCATCCGGCCAGTCGGTGGCCATCGCCGACTTGTTAGCTGGATCAGGGCTGAGGTGA
- a CDS encoding 2-dehydropantoate 2-reductase: MRFLILGAGAVGKWIGANLVMARQSVTFVGRLAFVQSACAQGVRVTLPGGETWRLCDVDAATSLAQALQRSPRAYDAVLLCVKAYALDRAIDELRSCADKLSNALFIAFQNGVGNEEKLATAFGERRVLAATLTSPIAVEGPAAVRLERLGGGVGLAALSADRWWQPVAHALSRAPLLSLKTYADWRAMKWSKLLLNIMGNATSALLSAPVAEIYHDRRLFALEMRMLREALRVMAAHAPPIAAVNLPGHPARFLALALKLLPDSALQALLSRRVAQGRGNKYPSLYYDVATRSGRSEVGVLNGAVAEIGRKLGVPTPVNVALTELVQQAIQPDSVLSPQVARRALEQLAGG, from the coding sequence ATGCGGTTTTTAATCCTGGGCGCCGGCGCCGTAGGCAAGTGGATCGGGGCCAACCTGGTGATGGCGCGCCAGTCGGTCACGTTTGTGGGCCGTCTGGCGTTTGTGCAGTCGGCCTGCGCGCAGGGCGTTCGCGTCACGCTGCCCGGCGGGGAGACCTGGCGTTTGTGTGATGTGGATGCGGCGACCAGCTTGGCCCAGGCGCTACAGCGCTCCCCGCGGGCGTACGATGCTGTGTTGTTGTGCGTGAAGGCGTATGCGCTCGACCGGGCCATTGACGAGTTGCGTAGCTGCGCGGATAAGCTCTCCAACGCGCTGTTTATCGCCTTCCAGAACGGGGTGGGGAACGAAGAGAAGCTGGCGACAGCCTTCGGCGAACGCCGCGTCCTTGCCGCGACGTTGACCAGCCCAATCGCCGTCGAAGGGCCGGCCGCGGTGCGCTTGGAGCGCTTGGGCGGGGGCGTTGGCTTGGCGGCGCTCTCGGCGGATCGGTGGTGGCAGCCGGTCGCGCATGCGCTGTCGCGCGCGCCGCTGCTCAGCCTGAAGACCTATGCTGACTGGCGTGCGATGAAGTGGTCGAAGCTGTTGCTCAACATCATGGGCAATGCGACCAGCGCGCTGTTGAGCGCGCCGGTGGCCGAGATCTATCACGACCGCCGGCTCTTCGCGCTGGAGATGCGCATGTTGCGCGAGGCGTTGAGGGTGATGGCAGCGCATGCGCCACCCATCGCAGCGGTCAATTTGCCGGGGCACCCGGCGCGTTTCCTAGCGCTTGCCCTCAAGCTGCTGCCGGATTCGGCCTTGCAGGCATTGCTCTCGCGTCGGGTCGCCCAGGGGCGCGGCAACAAATATCCGTCGCTCTACTATGACGTGGCGACTCGCTCCGGTCGGTCCGAGGTCGGTGTGCTGAACGGCGCAGTCGCCGAAATTGGGCGCAAGTTAGGCGTGCCCACGCCGGTCAACGTTGCCCTGACGGAGCTGGTTCAGCAAGCGATTCAGCCCGACTCAGTGTTATCACCTCAGGTCGCTCGGCGCGCGCTCGAGCAGCTTGCGGGGGGCTGA
- a CDS encoding peptidase, protein MLIADAHLDLAWNALTFERDLQLPVHVIRQIEAPMTGKSRAMNTVALPDMRRGRIFLSVATLLARASGRPAPGIEYGSVAQAHAIAKGQMAYYRALERQGVVRVIETAAQLDEHVAEWLTWESTPSPEMPPLGFVISMEGADPITTPDELAHWRELGLRLLGLAHYGPNRYAGGTGTALGITEGIGPALLREMRRLGIALDCTHLSDEAFWEAVRLYDGPLLASHQNCRAIASLQRQFTDEQIKLVIERGGVLGASFDIVMVRDGWQWAAMNNLTAPNPVMMREVVNHIDHVCQLAGNADHVGIGSDLDGGFGREQSPRDLDTIADLQKLAGLLAERGYRHDDIEKIMFRNWVRFLRIALAR, encoded by the coding sequence ATGCTCATCGCCGACGCACACCTCGACCTGGCGTGGAACGCGCTGACGTTCGAGCGCGACCTGCAATTGCCTGTGCACGTCATCCGCCAGATCGAAGCGCCGATGACCGGCAAAAGCCGCGCCATGAACACCGTAGCGCTGCCGGACATGCGTCGTGGGCGCATCTTCCTCAGCGTCGCCACACTGCTGGCGCGCGCCTCCGGCCGGCCCGCGCCCGGCATCGAGTACGGCTCGGTGGCCCAGGCGCATGCCATAGCCAAGGGCCAAATGGCGTATTACCGTGCGCTCGAACGACAGGGCGTCGTGCGCGTGATCGAGACTGCAGCACAACTCGACGAGCACGTGGCCGAGTGGCTGACGTGGGAAAGCACCCCTTCCCCTGAAATGCCGCCCCTCGGCTTCGTCATCTCGATGGAGGGCGCCGACCCAATCACGACGCCCGACGAACTGGCGCACTGGCGCGAGCTGGGGCTGCGCCTGCTCGGCCTAGCCCACTATGGGCCGAACCGCTACGCCGGCGGCACCGGCACAGCGCTGGGCATCACCGAGGGCATCGGCCCGGCGTTGTTGCGCGAGATGCGCCGCCTGGGCATCGCGCTCGACTGCACCCATCTGAGCGACGAGGCATTCTGGGAAGCAGTACGCCTGTATGACGGGCCGCTGCTGGCCAGCCATCAGAACTGTCGCGCCATCGCCTCGCTCCAGCGGCAATTTACCGATGAACAGATCAAGCTGGTCATCGAGCGGGGCGGCGTGCTGGGCGCATCGTTCGACATCGTCATGGTGCGCGACGGTTGGCAGTGGGCAGCCATGAACAACCTGACCGCGCCGAACCCGGTCATGATGCGCGAGGTGGTGAATCATATTGACCACGTGTGCCAATTGGCCGGGAACGCCGATCATGTCGGCATTGGCTCCGACCTCGACGGCGGCTTTGGCCGCGAACAGTCACCGCGCGACCTCGACACCATCGCCGACCTGCAAAAGCTGGCCGGGCTGCTCGCTGAGCGCGGCTACCGTCACGACGACATCGAGAAAATCATGTTCAGGAACTGGGTGCGCTTCCTGCGCATCGCGCTGGCTCGATGA